The stretch of DNA atatatatatatatatatatatatatatatattgtgtttgtTTGTAACATGATcgtcttaattaatttgtacatGATAAATGAGGCATATATCGTTTGTGCGTCTGACTGAAACAGGTACGGGAAGAGTAGTATGTACAAGACCCACCTTTTTGGGTGTCCAAGTATCATTGTTTGCAGGCCGGAATTATGTCGGCGTGTGTTGACAAACGACGAGCATTTCGGAAATGGTTACCCTAAATCCGCCTATCTTCTAACAGGAGAGAAATCCCTACACAGCATTACGATTGCAGAACACTCGCGTCTGCGCCGGTTGATCGCGCCTCCCATAAACGGCCATGAGTCGCTGGCAACGTATATCCCGCTCATAGAAGAGGTGGTGATGAATTCATTGGATGAATGGGCGAGCATGAAGCGGCCTTTCGAGCTCTATACAGAAATGAAGAAGGCTACCTTCAAGGTCATGACGCGTATTTTCATGGGCACTGTTAACGATTATACGTTCTGGACAAAGCAAGATCTGTTTGGTGATTATATCGACGGAATGGTTTCCTTGGTTATTGACTTACCCGGTTTCCCTTTCCACAAAGCAATCAAggtaattataaaattactttcctttatttattgcATGAATAAGTACTTAATTAAGTCAAgctctacatatatattaaatattagcaacattaatatattcatttaacaGTACTATTAGTAATTTGTAAGATATCTATCCggttttctattttgttttttttctcttttctttttgaaataatatattaaaagaatcCATGGTACTTAATTCGCATGATGCCTTGTTCTGCTTCATctctacatttttattttttaaattcgatAAAAGATGATATTGACATTAAAAGATACAATTGTTGCAAGATTAATCTTGTATGCATGCTTAAATATCAGTGCAATATTCGGGGTGGGTCATgatgtaaaataaatacaaaattctaaTTTGTGCTATAGCAATTCTCTACATTTATATAACCACAtgaattcaatttcaaaaaaaagcttttattttttatttctttttctctctctttcatttttcttaaatttgtaataattattatatttttgtatatttctcgcaatcacaatattttcctttcacATCTTTATTTCGAGAAAGgtatatttataagaaagtgtagtaatactagatacagtcataaattatgtaacatcaCGCACTCATTTAGAAAAGTAATGAGatctgttattaaaaaattaattttttcatataaatctaatattttttcaaaagaaatatacaatatttacgcattccatgattgtaaatattatttctcgtTTAGGAATATGCTAGATTTACAGTAAATTTTGTACTAAATTGAGGTTGTCAGGCTATAATATTTGTTCGAAAAGTCACCGCagcttaaacataaaataataactaagaTAATCTAAGAATCACTCGATATTAAAATAGTgaaatttcaactttttgcgTTTACAGgcaacatataaaattttttcaaatggtatATTAATCCCTGTatatgtgatgtatgagatcTTAGGAGAAgatttttttgctatttataatgattctaaTGATACTCTAATTATAGTATTAACTAGTCATTTCAAAGTATAAACCCAAATtgctaattaaaaaaacaaaggacCTCTCTTGAGATGTGAAAGTgtatggtgtatatatatatatatatatatatatatatatatacataactcTCGTTAGCTATGGATTGATAATTGTTTTAATGCATCAGGCACGAAAAGAGTTGGTAAAGCTCCTTCAATCTGTGTTGAATGAAAAGAAGGTGATGCCTAAAAGTAATGATCAACCGAAGGCAAAGAAAGatatgatagatttgcttatgGAAGTTGAAGATGAGGATGGTCAAAAATTGGAGGATGAGCATGTCGTAGATTTGCTTCTCGCTTTCATGGCAGCTGGTTTTGATAGCTCTGCAATTACTACATTATGGGCATTGTTGCACCTATATGAGCGTCCTGAAATCCTTAAAAAAGCGAAGGCATGAGGCTTGCAatgatctaattaattattcaacATTTTTGGTTTAAGCCTCAAAAAGGCATGAAACAGTGTTGTTTATATCATAAATGGGTGCTTAATGATATtgactatattattatatcatgttgtaaatcattttccaggAAGAACAAGACGAGATTATAAAGAGACGACCATCAACCCAGAAAGGATTGAACCTAaaggaaattaaagaaatgGACTTTCTTGCTAAGGTAT from Juglans regia cultivar Chandler chromosome 4, Walnut 2.0, whole genome shotgun sequence encodes:
- the LOC109014771 gene encoding beta-amyrin 11-oxidase-like, yielding MEMELELDVLWAIAGALLLGGWVSVFWFMKRVNEWYYVGKLGELEYPLPPGDLGLPFVGNMLSFFTSLRSGDPNLFLQTLVIRYGKSSMYKTHLFGCPSIIVCRPELCRRVLTNDEHFGNGYPKSAYLLTGEKSLHSITIAEHSRLRRLIAPPINGHESLATYIPLIEEVVMNSLDEWASMKRPFELYTEMKKATFKVMTRIFMGTVNDYTFWTKQDLFGDYIDGMVSLVIDLPGFPFHKAIKARKELVKLLQSVLNEKKVMPKSNDQPKAKKDMIDLLMEVEDEDGQKLEDEHVVDLLLAFMAAGFDSSAITTLWALLHLYERPEILKKAKEEQDEIIKRRPSTQKGLNLKEIKEMDFLAKVIDEMLRMTHGLSIFREAKVDVTMHGYTIPKGWKVLVWTGAVHMDPETYENPTDFNPLRWDNINPKAGAFIPFGAGRKICPGNSLAKLVIKIFLHYFVLNYKLKQLNPDAPIRYTHGPVHTDKCLVEVKKII